One Sphingobacteriales bacterium DNA segment encodes these proteins:
- a CDS encoding nucleotide sugar dehydrogenase: MYFVNNTLYYQLLHKEAKLAVIGLGYVGLPIALEFAKFFSVIGFDINAARIDLMRQGIDPSRELEKEAFLNCDILFTHTPDDLKNAQFYIVAVPTPVDEHSVPNLEPLKSASQTLGRVLKPGDYFVYESTVYPGCTEEDCLPILEQISGLKHGRDFKIGYSPERINPGDKDHTLTKITKVVSGCDEEALNTIAQVYEHIITAGVFKASSIKVAEAAKVIENTQRDLNIALMNELALIFDRMGISTHDVLAASSTKWNFLRFYPGLVGGHCIGVDPYYLTHKSNQLGYRPQVILSGRSVNDEMSSFIAKKAVQFILRVGKNLSQSKVLVMGITFKENVSDIRNTKVTDLIKELQSFSVQVDITDPFADSADVYHEYDLEMVGQPKGSYDCIIIAVQHEQYLNLEEAYFQSISDKNGIIIDIKGIYKGKINELKYWTL, from the coding sequence ATCTATTTTGTGAACAATACACTTTATTATCAATTATTGCATAAAGAGGCCAAATTGGCTGTAATTGGCTTAGGCTATGTTGGCTTACCTATTGCGCTTGAGTTTGCCAAGTTTTTTTCGGTGATAGGTTTCGATATTAATGCAGCGCGCATTGATTTAATGCGGCAAGGTATTGACCCCAGCCGCGAATTAGAAAAAGAAGCTTTTTTAAATTGCGATATTTTATTTACCCATACTCCGGATGATTTAAAAAATGCCCAATTTTATATAGTGGCTGTGCCTACTCCGGTAGATGAACATTCTGTACCCAACCTCGAACCTTTAAAATCTGCTTCGCAAACTTTAGGACGGGTGCTTAAACCGGGCGATTATTTTGTTTACGAAAGTACGGTTTACCCCGGATGTACCGAAGAAGATTGCCTGCCAATACTCGAGCAAATATCCGGATTAAAACACGGTCGAGATTTTAAAATTGGCTACTCGCCCGAGCGCATTAATCCAGGCGATAAAGACCATACCTTAACCAAAATTACCAAAGTAGTATCGGGCTGCGACGAAGAAGCATTAAATACCATTGCCCAAGTATATGAACATATTATTACCGCCGGCGTGTTTAAGGCAAGTTCTATAAAAGTTGCCGAGGCTGCCAAAGTAATTGAAAATACCCAGCGCGACCTCAATATTGCCTTAATGAATGAGCTGGCGCTTATTTTTGACCGGATGGGCATTAGCACCCACGATGTTTTAGCTGCATCAAGTACCAAATGGAATTTTTTGCGCTTTTATCCCGGATTAGTGGGCGGCCACTGTATAGGCGTTGACCCCTATTACCTCACGCACAAATCGAATCAATTGGGCTACCGGCCACAAGTTATACTAAGCGGGCGCAGCGTAAATGACGAAATGAGTTCGTTTATAGCCAAAAAAGCGGTTCAGTTTATTTTGCGGGTGGGTAAAAATTTAAGCCAGTCAAAAGTGTTGGTTATGGGCATTACCTTTAAAGAAAACGTTAGCGATATTCGAAATACTAAAGTTACCGACTTAATAAAGGAACTACAATCTTTTTCGGTGCAGGTTGATATTACCGACCCCTTTGCCGACTCTGCCGATGTTTACCACGAGTACGACCTCGAAATGGTTGGGCAACCCAAAGGAAGCTATGATTGTATTATTATAGCGGTGCAACACGAGCAGTATTTAAACCTTGAAGAGGCATATTTTCAATCAATTTCAGATAAAAACGGCATTATAATTGACATAAAAGGAATTTACAAGGGAAAAATTAACGAACTTAAATACTGGACCTTATAA
- a CDS encoding metal-dependent hydrolase, with the protein MDSLTQFVLGAGIGEAVLGRKIGNKAILWGGLAGTIPDLDILANPFLDELGKITIHRSFTHSIFFSVVIAPVLAYLLHRWYKNSPATANTTTYTDWLWLFFLGLLTHPLLDALTVYGTQLFWPFTDLRVGINSVFIVDPFYTLPFLITVIWCWRLPKQSPKRRKINRIGLIMSCAYLCFGLVCKQYANYRFEQAFANQNLHVSRYLTDATPFNCLMWYGIGETKDGYYMGYYSFFDDGPHIDLDFVSRNDSLLTPAMQNAYVVNRIKWFSRNYYTIRKQNNELFMYNLIFGRMNIVGRGNDNNYVFGFKISENAQEQVSMQQVETYDPNLTLGKALHLLWERFKGNRNPE; encoded by the coding sequence ATGGATTCACTTACTCAATTTGTACTTGGTGCCGGTATTGGCGAAGCAGTTTTAGGACGAAAAATAGGTAACAAAGCTATTTTATGGGGCGGTTTGGCCGGCACAATTCCGGATTTAGATATTTTAGCCAACCCATTTTTAGACGAGTTAGGTAAAATTACCATCCACCGAAGTTTTACCCATTCCATATTTTTTTCGGTAGTTATTGCTCCTGTTTTGGCTTATTTACTGCATAGATGGTACAAAAATAGCCCTGCCACTGCCAATACCACCACTTATACCGACTGGCTTTGGCTGTTTTTTTTAGGTTTGCTAACCCACCCCCTGCTCGATGCACTGACAGTTTATGGTACGCAATTATTTTGGCCATTTACCGATTTAAGGGTAGGTATTAATAGTGTTTTTATTGTTGACCCGTTTTATACCTTACCTTTTTTAATAACTGTAATTTGGTGCTGGCGACTGCCCAAACAAAGCCCAAAACGGCGCAAAATTAACCGTATTGGTTTAATAATGAGTTGTGCTTATTTGTGTTTTGGCTTGGTTTGCAAACAATATGCCAATTACCGCTTTGAACAAGCTTTTGCCAACCAAAACTTACACGTTAGCCGCTACTTAACCGATGCTACCCCCTTCAACTGCCTTATGTGGTACGGCATAGGCGAAACAAAAGATGGCTATTATATGGGCTACTATTCGTTTTTTGACGATGGCCCGCATATTGACCTCGACTTTGTAAGTCGAAATGATTCGCTGCTTACCCCAGCCATGCAAAATGCTTATGTGGTAAACCGTATTAAATGGTTTAGTCGCAATTATTATACGATTCGCAAACAAAACAACGAGTTGTTTATGTATAACCTAATTTTTGGCCGGATGAATATTGTTGGGCGTGGAAACGACAATAATTATGTATTTGGGTTTAAAATTAGCGAAAACGCGCAAGAGCAGGTAAGTATGCAACAGGTTGAAACTTACGACCCCAATTTAACCTTGGGCAAGGCACTTCATTTGCTTTGGGAGCGTTTTAAAGGCAATCGAAATCCGGAATAA
- a CDS encoding T9SS type A sorting domain-containing protein: MRASLCLVLTVLVFSLSGKAQTLKNGNFEDWEDAKLCFEFGGSLPLNWTTPCDEPLGFFSGLKQTTQAYAGKYAADLSPSTQGDFVAMPIPTLLKYNLEKPNAGNFLLAGYYQYAANCTNCEAMVYIANWAGGSLKSEVSQNLIVNKEYEQFSVNVKIEQGTDSTTFIFSSRVLTPTDIANYPAVTSDFDFDGELYLDNLSFEQPSGNPELIFGNFTNPIVKMQNDGLHLIIDQLPSHFNNFQVAVYNIQGSLVAISRNTLNMGNNGNIATLNQRVNTGLYLVEIISANGFKYTSKIQISR, from the coding sequence ATGCGTGCTTCTCTTTGTTTGGTATTAACTGTTTTGGTCTTCAGTTTAAGTGGTAAAGCCCAAACCTTAAAAAATGGCAATTTTGAGGACTGGGAAGATGCCAAACTATGTTTCGAGTTTGGGGGCTCGTTGCCTTTAAACTGGACTACGCCCTGCGACGAACCACTTGGCTTTTTTAGCGGCCTAAAACAGACAACGCAAGCCTATGCAGGCAAATATGCTGCCGATCTTTCGCCCTCAACGCAAGGCGATTTTGTTGCCATGCCCATACCAACCTTGCTTAAATATAATTTAGAAAAACCAAATGCCGGCAATTTTTTATTGGCTGGGTATTACCAATATGCAGCCAATTGTACCAACTGCGAAGCCATGGTTTATATTGCAAACTGGGCGGGCGGCAGTTTAAAGAGCGAAGTTTCGCAAAACTTAATTGTTAACAAAGAGTACGAACAGTTTTCGGTAAATGTTAAAATTGAACAAGGAACAGACAGTACCACTTTTATTTTTTCAAGCCGTGTATTGACTCCAACAGATATTGCTAATTATCCGGCGGTTACCTCCGATTTTGATTTTGACGGCGAACTGTATTTAGACAATCTAAGTTTTGAACAACCGAGCGGCAATCCGGAACTAATTTTTGGCAACTTTACAAATCCAATTGTAAAAATGCAAAATGACGGCCTACACTTGATAATTGACCAACTACCCTCTCATTTCAACAATTTTCAAGTAGCGGTTTACAATATTCAAGGCAGTTTAGTAGCAATTTCTAGAAATACATTAAATATGGGCAATAACGGTAATATTGCCACTTTAAATCAACGAGTAAACACGGGCTTATATTTGGTTGAAATTATAAGCGCAAACGGTTTTAAATATACTTCAAAAATACAAATTAGCAGGTAA